One Felis catus isolate Fca126 chromosome D3, F.catus_Fca126_mat1.0, whole genome shotgun sequence DNA segment encodes these proteins:
- the CHMP1B gene encoding charged multivesicular body protein 1b, giving the protein MSNMEKHLFNLKFAAKELSRSAKKCDKEEKAEKAKIKKAIQKGNMEVARIHAENAIRQKNQAVNFLRMSARVDAVAARVQTAVTMGKVTKSMAGVVKSMDATLKTMNLEKISALMDKFEHQFETLDVQTQQMEDTMSSTTTLTTPQNQVDMLLQEMADEAGLDLNMELPQGQTGSVGTSVASAEQDELSQRLARLRDQV; this is encoded by the coding sequence AGAACTCAGCAGGAGTGCCAAAAAATGCGACAAGGAGGAAAAGGCCGAAAAGGCCAAGATTAAAAAGGCCATTCAGAAGGGCAACATGGAAGTGGCGAGGATACACGCCGAAAATGCCATTCGCCAGAAGAACCAAGCGGTGAATTTCTTGAGAATGAGTGCGCGGGTCGATGCGGTGGCTGCCAGAGTCCAGACGGCGGTGACGATGGGCAAGGTGACCAAGTCGATGGCCGGTGTGGTTAAGTCGATGGATGCGACGTTGAAGACTATGAATCTGGAGAAGATCTCTGCTTTGATGGACAAATTTGAGCACCAGTTTGAGACGCTGGACGTCCAGACGCAGCAAATGGAAGACACGATGAGCAGCACGACTACGCTGACCACTCCCCAGAACCAAGTGGATATGCTGCTCCAGGAAATGGCAGACGAGGCCGGCCTAGACCTCAACATGGAGCTGCCGCAGGGGCAGACCGGCTCTGTGGGCACGAGCGTGGCCTCCGCCGAGCAGGATGAACTGTCCCAGAGACTGGCCCGCCTGCGGGATCAGGTGTGA